In Bombina bombina isolate aBomBom1 chromosome 6, aBomBom1.pri, whole genome shotgun sequence, a single genomic region encodes these proteins:
- the LOC128664829 gene encoding LOW QUALITY PROTEIN: protocadherin gamma-C5-like (The sequence of the model RefSeq protein was modified relative to this genomic sequence to represent the inferred CDS: deleted 2 bases in 1 codon), whose translation MDTRSSLNACKWQVILFFLCSWGWVSGQLRYSIVEESDPGTLIGNVAQDLGMNLADINIRQMVLRSEGSSRFFTVKSGALIVNERIDRESLCGSSSICLLYLEIIAENPLELFSLEIEILDVNDNSPTFLNANQVIKISELVANPGKRLHLEKAEDQDVGINGVTQYRLNPNPYFSLSVKNRKDGTLIPELVLEKILDREEKREHRLILTASDGGENPQTGSCEVTVIVLDINDNAPVFDQSTYRISLLENLPLSTVIIKLNATDLDEGSNGEVQYSFVQNTLDTATEIFDLNPQTGEIFVKGNIDFEKSQVYELNVRALDKGVPELEGHCLIQIEVQDVNDNTPEIIFTSKTNKVPENAPLGTVVGFISVRDKDSGKNGEIQLDVSPNVPFKCQSFNNRYSLVTSGHLDREKVSQYTIQLTASDLGSPPLYYKTVIILNISDINDNPPAFLQPVYNAFINENNEPGSLLCTVSATDPDEGVNSDVSYSAVESQIDGPAVSSFVYINSQNGNIYSQRAFDYEQIQVLQITVRAEDAGFPKLFSNVSVFIFIMDANDNTPSILYPHYSGDLIYQENIPRSGSVGYLVTKVSAVDHDSGQNAWLVYSFLESSSNSLFQISAYSGEIRTLRDIHDTDNNEQQLVVLVSDHGEPQLSVTITIHVNIIDNIINEGPKSQDLLTNSKPTPDITLYLIISLVAISLVSLVTFVILLVKCLKQGNYYNSCGSCILNKSQPKQYAGEYQPTLFLNTWNLKIHGSENGTYRTSRAMLPGLFSYTIRKQ comes from the exons AATATTATTCTTTCTTTGTAGCTGGGGCTGGGTCTCTGGGCAGCTTCGCTATTCTATTGTCGAGGAATCTGATCCAGGCACATTAATAGGGAATGTAGCTCAGGATCTGGGAATGAACTTGGCAGATATTAATATAAGGCAGATGGTTTTGAGATCTGAAGGAAGCAGTAgattttttactgtgaaaagtgGAGCTTTGATTGTAAATGAAAGGATTGACAGAGAAAGTCTATGTGGATCCAGCTCAATTTGTTTACTGTATTTAGAAATAATAGCTGAAAATCCATTGGAACTGTTCAGTTTGGAAATTGAAATTTTAGATGTAAATGATAATTCTCCTACATTTTTAAATGCTAATCAGGTAATAAAAATTTCAGAATTAGTAGCTAATCCGGGAAAGAGATTACATTTAGAAAAAGCAGAGGACCAAGATGTGGGGATTAATGGTGTTACTCAGTACAGACTGAATCCAAACCCTTATTTTTCTTTGTCTGTAAAGAATCGTAAGGATGGAACACTAATTCCTGAATTAGTGCTAGAAAAAATTCTAGACAGGGAGGAAAAAAGGGAGCACAGACTGATACTTACTGCTTCTGATGGAggagaaaacccacagacaggatcTTGTGAGGTTACTGTTATAGTCCTAGATATTAATGACAATGCACCAGTGTTTGATCAATCAACATACAGGATCAGTTTATTGGAGAACCTCCCATTaagcacagttataataaaactCAATGCTACAGATTTAGATGAAGGCTCCAATGGGGAAGTTCAATATTCCTTTGTTCAAAACACTTTAGATACAGCAACAGAAATATTTGATTTAAACCCACAAACAGGAGAAATATTTGTTAAGGGGAATATAGACTTTGAAAAATCACAGGTTTATGAATTAAATGTCCGAGCACTAGACAAAGGAGTACCTGAATTAGAGGGTCATTGCCTTATTCAGATTGAGGTACAAGATGTAAACGATAATACTCCAGAAATTATTTTTACCTCCAAGACAAATAAAGTACCAGAGAATGCACCACTGGGAACTGTTGTTGGCTTTATCAGTGTCAGAGATAAAGATTCAGGGAAAAATGGAGAGATACAATTAGATGTATCACCAAATGTACCTTTTAAATGTCAATCCTTTAACAACCGATATTCATTAGTCACTAGTGGACATCTGGATAGGGAAAAGGTTTCTCAATATACTATTCAGCTTACTGCATCTGATTTAGGCTCTCCACCTTTATATTATAAGACTGTAATCATCCTAAACATTTCAGATATTAATGATAATCCTCCAGCATTTCTTCAGCCAGTTTATAATGCCTTCATCAATGAAAACAATGAGCCAGGCAGTTTATTGTGCACTGTATCTGCTACTGATCCAGATGAAGGAGTTAACTCAGATGTGTCTTACTCAGCAGTTGAAAGCCAAATAGATGGTCCTGCTGTATCTTCTTTTGTGTACATCAACTCTCAAAATGGTAATATTTATTCACAGCGTGCTTTTGACTATGAGCAGATTCAAGTATTACAAATCACAGTAAGAGCGGAAGATGCAGGATTTCCCAAGTTATTTTCTAATGTTTCAGTCTTCATATTCATTATGGATGCAAATGATAACACCCCATCAATATTATATCCACATTATTCAGGAGACCTCATTTACCAGGAAAACATTCCAAGATCAGGATCTGTTGGTTATTTGGTCACCAAAGTGTCTGCTGTGGATCATGACTCAGGCCAGAATGCTTGGCTTGTCTATAGTTTTCTTGAATCTTCCAGTAACAGTTTATTTCAGATCTCAGCATATTCAGGCGAAATTAGAACTCTACGTGATATTCATGATACAGATAATAACGAGCAACAACTTGTTGTTTTAGTCAGTGACCATGGAGAGCCACAGTTGTCAGTTACCATCACCATACATGTTAATATAATAGACAACATAATAAATGAAGGACCAAAATCTCAGGATTTACTTACAAATTCTAAGCCCACACCAGACATAACTTTATATTTAATTATCTCACTGGTGGCAATCAGTTTGGTTTCACTTGTAACCTTTGTCATATTGCTTGTGAAATGCTTAAAACAGGGAAATTATTACAACAGTTGTGGATCTTGTATTTTGAACAAATCACAACCCAAGCAGTATGCAGGAGAGTATCAGCCAACACTTTTCCTGAACACA TGGAACCTTAAAATACATGGAAGTGAGAATGGCACCTACAGAACCTCAAGGGCAATGCTACCAGGCTTGTTTTCCTACACCATCAGAAAACAATGA
- the LOC128662389 gene encoding LOW QUALITY PROTEIN: protocadherin gamma-C5-like (The sequence of the model RefSeq protein was modified relative to this genomic sequence to represent the inferred CDS: deleted 2 bases in 1 codon) → MDTRSPLNTWKWQVISFFLCSWGWVSGQHRYSIVEESDPGTLIGNVAQDLGINPADINKRQMVLRSEGSSRFFTVKSGALIVNERIDRESLCGSSSICLLYLEIIAENPLELFSLEIEILDVNDNSPTFLNANQIIQILEIVANPGNKFHLQTAKDQDVGINGVTQYRLNPNPYFSLSVKNRKDGTLIPELVLEKILDREEKREHRLILTASDGGENPQTGSCEVTVIVLDINDNAPVFDQSTYKISLLENLPLNTVIIKLNATDLDEGSNGDVQYSFVQNTLDTATEIFDLNPQTGEIFVKGNIDFEKSQIYELNVRAQDKGVPELEGRCLIQIEVQDENDNTPEILFTSKTNEIPENAPLGTVVGFISVRDKDSGRNGEIKLDVSPNIPFKCKSINNRYSLVTSGHLDRERVTQYTIQLTVSDLGSPPLYNKTVIILNISDINDNRPAFLQPVYNAFINENNEPGHLLCTVSATDPDEGVNSDVSYSVVESQIDGSAVSSCVYINSQNGNIYSQRAFDYEQIQVLQITVRVEDAGFPKLFSNVSVFIFIMDANDNTPSILYPHYSADLIYQENIPRSGSVGYLVTKVSAVDRDSGQNAWLVYSILQSSSNSLFQISTYSGEIRTLRDIHETDNNEQQLVVLVSDHGEPQLSATITIHVNIIDNIINEGPKSQDFLTNSKPTPDITLYLIISLVAISLVSVVTFVILLVKCLKQGNYDNSCGSCFSNKSQHKQYAGEYQPTLFLNTWNLKIHGSENGTYRTSRAMLPGLFPYSIRKQ, encoded by the exons ATGGACACGAGAAGTCCCTTAAATACTTGGAAATGGCAAGTAATATCATTCTTTCTTTGTAGCTGGGGCTGGGTCTCTGGGCAGCATCGATATTCTATTGTTGAGGAATCTGATCCAGGCACATTAATAGGGAATGTAGCTCAGGATCTGGGGATAAACCCGGCAGATATTAATAAAAGGCAGATGGTTTTGAGATCTGAAGGAAGCAGTAgattttttactgtgaaaagtgGAGCTTTGATTGTAAATGAAAGGATTGATAGAGAAAGTCTATGTGGATCCAGCTCAATTTGTTTACTGTATTTAGAAATAATAGCTGAAAATCCATTGGAACTGTTCAGTTTGGAAATTGAAATTTTAGATGTAAATGATAATTCTCCTACATTTTTAAATGCTAATCAGATTATACAAATTTTAGAAATAGTAGCTAATCCTGGAAACAAATTCcatttacaaactgcaaaggaccAAGATGTGGGGATTAATGGTGTTACTCAGTACAGACTGAATCCAAACCCTTATTTTTCTTTGTCTGTAAAGAATCGTAAGGATGGAACACTAATTCCTGAATTAGTGCTAGAAAAAATTCTAGACAGGGAGGAAAAAAGGGAGCACAGACTGATACTTACTGCTTCTGATGGAggagaaaacccacagacaggatcTTGTGAGGTTACTGTTATAGTCCTAGATATTAATGACAATGCACCAGTGTTTGATCAATCAACATACAAGATCAGTTTATTGGAGAACCTCCCATTaaatacagttataataaaacTCAATGCTACAGACTTAGATGAAGGCTCCAATggggatgttcaatattcctttgtTCAAAACACTTTAGATACAGCAACAGAAATATTTGATTTAAACCCACAAACAGGAGAAATATTTGTTAAGGGGAATATAGACTTTGAAAAATCACAGATTTATGAATTAAATGTCAGAGCACAAGACAAAGGAGTACCTGAATTAGAGGGACGCTGCCTTATCCAGATTGAGGTACAAGATGAAAATGATAATACTCCAGAAATCCTCTTTACCTCCAAGACAAACGAAATACCAGAAAATGCACCACTGGGAACAGTTGTTGGCTTCATCAGTGTCAGAGATAAAGATTCAGGGAGAAATGGAGAGATAAAGTTAGATGTATCaccaaatataccttttaaatgTAAATCCATTAACAACCGGTATTCATTAGTCACTAGTGGACATCTGGATAGGGAAAGGGTGACTCAATATACTATTCAGCTTACTGTATCTGATTTAGGGTCTCCGCCTTTATATAATAAGACTGTAATTATCTTAAATATTTCGGATATTAATGATAATCGTCCAGCATTTCTTCAGCCAGTTTATAATGCTTTCATCAATGAAAACAATGAGCCAGGCCATTTATTGTGCACTGTATCTGCTACTGATCCAGATGAAGGAGTTAACTCAGATGTGTCTTACTCAGTAGTTGAAAGCCAAATAGATGGTTCTGCTGTCTCTTCTTGTGTGTACATCAACTCTCAAAATGGTAATATTTATTCGCAGCGCGCTTTTGACTATGAGCAGATTCAGGTATTACAAATCACAGTAAGAGTGGAAGATGCAGGATTTCCCAAGTTATTTTCTAATGTTTCAGTCTTCATATTCATTATGGATGCAAATGATAACACCCCATCAATATTATATCCACATTATTCAGCGGACCTCATTTACCAGGAAAATATTCCAAGATCAGGATCTGTTGGTTATTTGGTCACCAAAGTGTCTGCTGTGGATCGTGACTCAGGCCAGAATGCTTGGCTTGTCTATAGTATTCTTCAATCTTCCAGTAACAGTTTATTTCAGATCTCAACATATTCAGGAGAAATTAGAACTCTGCGTGATATTCATGAAACAGATAATAACGAGCAACAGCTTGTTGTTTTAGTCAGTGATCATGGAGAGCCACAACTGTCAGCTACCATCACCATACATGTTAATATAATAGACAACATAATAAATGAAGGACCAAAATCTCAGGATTTCCTTACAAATTCTAAACCCACACCAGACATAACTTTATATTTAATCATTTCACTGGTGGCAATCAGTTTGGTTTCAGTTGTAACTTTTGTCATATTGCTTGTGAAATGCTTAAAACAGGGAAATTATGACAACAGTTGTGGCTCTTGTTTTTCTAACAAATCCCAACACAAGCAGTATGCAGGAGAGTATCAGCCAACACTTTTCCTAAACACA TGGAACCTTAAAATACATGGAAGTGAGAATGGCACCTACAGAACCTCAAGGGCAATGCTACCAGGCTTGTTTCCCTACAGCATCAGAAAACAATGA
- the LOC128664830 gene encoding protocadherin gamma-C5-like has translation MDIRISLKAWIWQVILLFLYSWGWVSGQLRYSIIEESEPGTLIGNVAQDLGISPADINKRQLSLGSEGSSRFFSLERGALTVKERIDRESLCGSISSCLIHLEIATENPLELFNLEIEIWDINDNSPTFLNVNQVIKITELVASPGMVFPLETAEDQDVGINSVTEYRLNPNPYFTLLVKNHKNGIVLPELVLEKILDREEKKEHNLILTASDGGENSRTGSCEVTVIVQDINDNAPVFNQSIYKISLLENLPLNTVVIKLNATDLDEGSSGEIKYSFVQHRLNTATEIFDLNPQTGEIFVKGNIDFEKSQLYELNIRATDKGVPELQGRCLVQIEVQDVNDNTPEILFTSKVNKVPENAPLGTVVGFISVRDKDSGRNGEIKLDVSPNVPFKCQSLNNRYSLVTSGYLDREKESQYTIKLTASDLGSPPLYNQTVFILNISDVNDNPPTFVQLVYTAFIKENNEPGSLLCTVSATDPDEGANSDVSYSIIESQIDGSAVSSFVYINSQNGNIYAQRAFDYEQIQVLHITARVEDAGLPKLFSNVSVFIFIMDTNDNTPSILYPQYSMELITQENIPRSASVGYLVTKVSAVDQDSGHNAWLVYSLPESTSNTLFQISAYSGEIRTIRDIHDADNTEQQLVVLVSDHGDPSLSTTVTIHVNIIDNIINDQPKSQNFLTNSKPTPDLTLYLIISLVAISLVSLVTFAILLVKCLKGRNYDSSCRPCFSNKSQHKQYAGEYQPTLFLNTDGTLKYMEVRMAPTEPQGQCYQACFPTASENNEFTFMKPQNFPQLGELVNKTESTSDLNISTKPNQLY, from the exons ATGGACATCAGAATCTCCTTAAAGGCTTGGATATGGCAAGtaatattattatttctttatagCTGGGGCTGGGTCTCTGGGCAGCTTCGCTATTCTATTATTGAGGAGTCAGAGCCAGGCACATTAATAGGGAATGTAGCTCAGGATCTAGGAATAAGCCCGGCAGATATTAATAAAAGACAGCTGAGTTTGGGATCTGAAGggagcagcagatttttttctttGGAAAGAGGAGCTTTGACTGTAAAAGAGAGGATTGATAGAGAAAGTCTGTGTGGATCGATCTCAAGCTGTTTAATACATTTAGAGATAGCAACTGAAAATCCCTTGGAACTGTTCAATTTGGAAATTGAAATTTGGGATATAAATGATAATTCTCcaacatttttaaatgttaatCAGGTTATAAAAATTACAGAATTAGTAGCTAGTCCTGGAATGGTATTCCCTTTAGAAACAGCAGAGGACCAAGATGTGGGAATTAATAGTGTTACTGAGTATAGACTGAATCCAAACCCTTATTTTACTTTGCTTGTTAAAAATCATAAGAATGGAATAGTGCTTCCTGAATTAGTGCTAGAAAAAATTTTagacagagaagaaaaaaaagagcacAATCTAATATTGACTGCTTCTGATGGAGGAGAAAACTCTCGAACAGGATCATGTGAGGTTACTGTTATAGTTCAAGACATCAATGATAATGCACCAGTGTTTAATCAATCAATATATAAAATCAGTTTATTGGAGAACCTGCCATTAAATACAGTTGTAATAAAACTCAATGCTACAGATCTGGATGAAGGATCCAGTGGGGAAATTAAATATTCCTTTGTGCAACACAGGTTAAATACAGCAACAGAAATATTTGACCTAAATCCACAAACAGGAGAAATATTTGTTAAGGGGAATATAGATTTTGAAAAATCACAATTATATGAATTAAACATCAGAGCAACAGACAAAGGAGTGCCTGAATTACAGGGGCGCTGCCTTGTTCAGATTGAAGTGCAAGACGTTAATGATAATACTCCAGAAATTCTTTTTACTTCCAAGGTAAATAAAGTACCAGAAAATGCACCACTGGGAACTGTTGTTGGCTTTATCAGTGTCAGAGATAAAGATTCAGGGAGAAATGGAGAGATAAAATTAGATGTATCACCAAATGTACCTTTTAAATGTCAATCCTTAAACAACCGGTATTCATTAGTCACTAGTGGATATCTGGATAGAGAAAAGGAATCTCAATATACTATTAAGCTTACTGCATCTGATTTAGGTTCTCCACCTTTATATAATCAGACTGTATTTATCctaaatatatctgatgttaaTGACAATCCTCCAACATTTGTGCAGCTGGTTTACACTGCCTTCATCAAAGAAAACAATGAACCAGGCAGCTTATTGTGCACTGTATCTGCTACTGATCCAGATGAGGGAGCTAACTCAGATGTATCTTATTCTATTATTGAAAGCCAAATAGATGGTTCTGCTGTCTCTTCTTTTGTGTACATCAACTCTCAAAATGGTAATATTTATGCGCAGCGTGCTTTTGACTATGAGCAGATTCAGGTATTACATATCACAGCAAGAGTGGAAGATGCAGGATTACCCAAATTATTTTCTAATGTTTCAGTCTTCATATTCATTATGGATACAAATGATAACACCCCATCAATATTGTATCCACAATACTCAATGGAGCTCATCACCCAAGAAAATATTCCAAGATCAGCATCTGTTGGTTATTTGGTCACAAAGGTGTCTGCAGTGGATCAGGATTCAGGTCACAATGCCTGGCTTGTCTATAGTCTCCCTGAATCTACCAGTAACACTTTATTTCAAATCTCAGCATACTCAGGAGAAATAAGAACCATACGTGACATCCATGATGCAGATAATACTGAGCAACAGCTTGTTGTTTTAGTCAGTGACCATGGGGATCCATCCTTGTCTACTACAGTCACCATACATGTAAATATAATAGACAACATAATAAATGATCAACCAAAATCTCAGAATTTCCTTACAAATTCTAAACCTACACCAGACTtaactttatatttaattatttcactGGTGGCAATCAGTTTGGTTTCGCTTGTAACCTTTGCAATATTGCTTGTGAAATGTTTAAAAGGAAGAAACTATGACAGTAGTTGCAGGCCTTGTTTTTCAAACAAATCTCAACACAAGCAGTATGCAGGAGAGTATCAGCCAACACTTTTCCTGAATACAGATGGAACCTTAAAATACATGGAAGTGAGGATGGCACCTACAGAACCTCAAGGGCAATGCTACCAGGCTTGTTTTCCTACAGCATCAGAAAATAATGAATTCACCTTTATGAAGCCACAAAATTTTCCACAGCTGGGAGAGTTGGTCAATAAAACAGAGTCCACATCTGATTTAAATATTTCGACCAAACCAAATCAG TTGTATTAA